Proteins from one Thermobifida alba genomic window:
- a CDS encoding RDD family protein gives MGESKGHDGPTGTTDGGSEGGEEFRYRGSRLGLPETGSGSVPGFGRRLVAVAVDWFLANCLSSLLFGLPALPGAQAAPASGPSLWLPLLVFGVLTAALLTLFGTTVGKRLVGIRIAATGERRWPWPVAMLVRTLLLCLALPAVVYDRDQRGLHDRAAGTVNQRF, from the coding sequence ATGGGCGAATCGAAAGGTCACGACGGTCCGACCGGGACCACCGACGGCGGCTCCGAAGGCGGGGAGGAGTTCCGCTACCGGGGCAGCCGACTGGGACTCCCCGAGACGGGATCGGGGTCGGTGCCCGGCTTCGGCCGCCGTCTGGTCGCCGTGGCCGTCGACTGGTTTCTCGCGAACTGCCTGTCGTCGCTGCTGTTCGGCCTCCCCGCGCTGCCCGGCGCACAGGCCGCCCCGGCCTCGGGGCCGTCCCTGTGGCTGCCGCTCCTGGTTTTCGGGGTGCTGACGGCCGCACTGCTGACCCTGTTCGGCACCACCGTGGGCAAACGCCTGGTCGGCATCCGCATCGCCGCCACGGGCGAGCGGAGGTGGCCGTGGCCCGTCGCGATGCTGGTCCGCACCCTCCTGCTGTGCCTGGCCCTTCCCGCCGTCGTCTACGACCGCGACCAGCGCGGCCTGCACGACCGCGCCGCGGGAACGGTCAACCAGCGCTTCTGA
- a CDS encoding DUF4191 domain-containing protein yields the protein MAKKPKETRTAPADTAKGTAAAKQPGRFKQFGMVVKIVHQHSPKSIPIAVGVVAAVLVVAILVAVLTDSWLYPLLLGVPLALLAGLITFSQSAQKVQYRLLDGQLGAGLAILQNMRGNWTIDPGVNANRNMDVVHRAVGHPGVVLVGEGDPQRLKSLIAAERKRVMRVAYDTPIYDVQVGNGEGQVRVSELQKRIFKLPRNLDKAQLTELRYRLKALPPAMQAPRGPIPKGVKMPKMPRPKQR from the coding sequence ATGGCCAAGAAGCCCAAGGAGACCAGGACCGCCCCGGCCGACACGGCCAAGGGGACGGCCGCCGCGAAGCAGCCCGGCAGATTCAAGCAGTTCGGCATGGTCGTCAAGATCGTGCACCAGCACAGCCCGAAGAGCATCCCGATCGCGGTCGGGGTCGTGGCGGCGGTGCTGGTCGTGGCGATCCTGGTCGCCGTCCTCACGGACTCCTGGCTGTACCCGCTGCTACTGGGGGTTCCGCTGGCGCTGCTGGCGGGGCTGATCACCTTCTCCCAGAGCGCGCAGAAGGTGCAGTACCGGCTGCTGGACGGCCAACTGGGCGCGGGGCTGGCGATCCTGCAGAACATGCGCGGCAACTGGACGATCGACCCCGGGGTGAACGCCAACCGCAACATGGACGTCGTGCACCGGGCGGTGGGCCACCCCGGTGTGGTGCTGGTCGGCGAGGGCGACCCGCAGCGGCTGAAGTCCCTGATCGCGGCGGAGCGCAAGCGGGTCATGCGGGTGGCCTACGACACCCCCATCTACGACGTGCAGGTCGGCAACGGCGAGGGCCAGGTCAGGGTCTCCGAGCTGCAGAAGCGGATCTTCAAGCTCCCCCGCAACCTGGACAAGGCGCAGCTGACCGAGCTGCGCTACCGGCTCAAGGCGCTGCCCCCGGCGATGCAGGCCCCGCGCGGCCCGATCCCCAAGGGCGTCAAGATGCCCAAGATGCCCCGTCCCAAGCAGCGCTGA
- the lipA gene encoding lipoyl synthase codes for MSIAPEGRRLLRVEARNSTTPIEKKPPWIKIRAKMGPEYTELHSLVKNEGLHTVCQEAGCPNIYECWEDREATFLIGGDQCTRRCDFCQIATGKPTALDRGEPLRVAESVRTMGLRYATVTGVARDDLDDGGAWLYAETVRKIHELNPGTGVELLIPDFNADPDLLAEVFGARPEVLAHNIETVPRIFKRIRPGFRYERSLEVITRAREAGLVTKSNLILGMGETREEISGAMRDLHEAGCDLLTITQYLRPSKLHHPVDRWVKPEEFVELGREAEEIGFAGVMSGPLVRSSYRAGRLYQQAVERRGAAAAS; via the coding sequence GTGAGCATCGCTCCCGAGGGCCGCAGGCTGCTGCGGGTGGAAGCCCGCAACAGCACGACCCCCATCGAGAAGAAGCCGCCGTGGATCAAGATCAGGGCGAAGATGGGGCCGGAGTACACCGAACTGCACTCGCTGGTCAAGAACGAGGGGCTGCACACGGTGTGCCAGGAGGCCGGGTGCCCCAACATCTACGAGTGCTGGGAGGACCGGGAGGCCACGTTCCTCATCGGCGGCGACCAGTGCACGCGGCGCTGCGACTTCTGCCAGATCGCCACGGGCAAGCCGACCGCGCTGGACCGGGGCGAGCCGCTGCGGGTCGCCGAGTCGGTGCGCACGATGGGGCTGCGGTACGCGACCGTCACCGGGGTGGCCCGCGACGACCTGGACGACGGCGGCGCGTGGCTGTACGCCGAGACGGTCCGCAAGATCCACGAACTGAACCCCGGCACCGGGGTGGAGCTGCTGATCCCCGACTTCAACGCCGACCCCGACCTGCTGGCCGAGGTCTTCGGCGCGCGGCCGGAGGTGCTGGCGCACAACATCGAGACGGTGCCGCGGATCTTCAAGCGCATCCGCCCCGGGTTCCGCTACGAGCGCTCCCTGGAGGTCATCACCCGCGCCCGCGAGGCGGGACTGGTCACCAAGTCCAACCTGATCCTGGGCATGGGCGAGACCCGCGAGGAGATCAGCGGGGCCATGCGCGACCTGCACGAGGCCGGCTGCGACCTGCTCACCATCACCCAGTACCTGCGCCCCTCCAAGCTGCACCACCCGGTCGACCGCTGGGTCAAGCCGGAGGAGTTCGTGGAGCTGGGCCGCGAGGCCGAGGAGATCGGTTTCGCCGGGGTGATGTCGGGGCCGCTGGTGCGCTCCTCCTACCGGGCGGGACGGCTGTACCAGCAGGCGGTCGAGCGCCGCGGGGCGGCGGCGGCCTCCTGA
- the lipB gene encoding lipoyl(octanoyl) transferase LipB — protein MSELLYHWLGEDPVPYEEGWELQRQLHKRRVADQLPDTVLLLEHEPVYTAGKRTGPWDRPLADPGAPVVDIDRGGKITWHGPGQLTAYPIVKLPAPMDVVAYVRALEEAVIRVIGDLGLAGTRVEGRAGVWLDADPGRGLPERKVAAIGCRVARGVTMHGFALNCNNDLSWFDRIVPCGISDAGVTSLSAELGRDVRVGDILAATEHHLAAVLGASSHRRAVGRPALPEFVDA, from the coding sequence GTGAGTGAGCTCCTGTACCACTGGTTGGGCGAAGACCCCGTCCCCTACGAGGAGGGCTGGGAACTGCAGCGGCAGCTCCACAAGCGCCGCGTCGCCGATCAACTGCCGGACACCGTGCTGCTCCTGGAGCACGAGCCGGTCTACACCGCGGGCAAACGCACCGGCCCCTGGGACCGTCCGCTGGCCGATCCGGGCGCCCCGGTCGTCGACATCGACCGCGGCGGCAAGATCACCTGGCACGGCCCCGGTCAGCTCACCGCCTACCCCATCGTCAAACTGCCCGCCCCGATGGACGTCGTCGCCTACGTGCGCGCCCTGGAGGAGGCGGTCATCCGGGTGATCGGCGACCTCGGCCTGGCCGGCACGCGAGTGGAGGGCCGCGCCGGGGTGTGGCTCGACGCCGACCCCGGACGGGGCCTGCCCGAACGCAAGGTCGCCGCGATCGGCTGCCGGGTCGCCCGGGGCGTGACGATGCACGGGTTCGCGCTGAACTGCAACAACGACCTGTCGTGGTTCGACCGGATCGTCCCCTGCGGCATCTCCGACGCCGGGGTCACCTCCCTGAGCGCCGAACTGGGCCGCGACGTCCGCGTCGGCGACATCCTGGCGGCCACCGAGCACCACCTGGCCGCGGTACTCGGCGCGTCCAGCCACCGCAGGGCCGTGGGACGGCCCGCGCTCCCCGAGTTCGTCGACGCCTGA
- the sucB gene encoding 2-oxoglutarate dehydrogenase, E2 component, dihydrolipoamide succinyltransferase, with amino-acid sequence MSTPISMPALGESVTEGTVTQWLKQEGDTVEADEPLLEVSTDKVDTEIPSPVSGVLTKILVGEDETVEVGAQIAIISGADEAPAAQSGPEEAAQAAAEPAPEPEPAPQPAAEEAPAPAAPEAPEAASGASTAVSMPALGESVTEGTVTQWLKQEGDTVEADEPLLEVSTDKVDTEIPSPVSGVLTKILVGEDETVEVGAQIAIIGTAGQAPAAQPAPAAPAPEAEPEPAPQPAAEEAPAPAAQPAPEPEPAAAPRPRRTREEETPTVDLGTLSGTGQVSGTDATSEGYVTPLVRKLAAQEGVDLSQVRGTGVGGRIRKQDVLEAARRKRELQRAAAARPAPAAAAPRSAADSALRGRTETMSRLRQTIAEQMVESLRTSAQLTQVVEVDVTAVARLREQAGERFAAAEGVELGFFPFFALATVEALQAHPKLNAVVEGTEVTYHSTENLAVAVDTEQGVLAPVVKGAGDLGLGGLARRIADLSERAHTARLAPDELSGGTFTLVDSGAYGALLETPIINQPQVAVLSTGTVVKRPVVVEDPQLGEVITVRSMVYLSLSYDHRLIDGADAARFLADVKQRLEEGVFEADLGLD; translated from the coding sequence ATGTCGACTCCCATCTCCATGCCCGCGTTGGGCGAAAGCGTCACCGAGGGCACCGTCACCCAATGGCTCAAGCAGGAAGGCGACACCGTCGAGGCCGACGAGCCGCTCCTTGAGGTCTCGACCGACAAGGTCGACACCGAGATCCCCTCCCCCGTCTCCGGCGTGCTGACCAAGATCCTGGTCGGCGAGGACGAGACCGTCGAGGTGGGCGCCCAGATCGCGATCATCAGCGGCGCCGACGAGGCGCCCGCGGCGCAGTCCGGTCCCGAGGAGGCCGCCCAGGCGGCTGCCGAGCCCGCACCGGAGCCGGAGCCCGCGCCGCAGCCCGCCGCCGAGGAGGCCCCGGCCCCCGCCGCGCCGGAGGCTCCGGAGGCCGCTTCCGGCGCGTCGACCGCCGTCTCCATGCCCGCGTTGGGGGAAAGCGTCACCGAGGGCACCGTCACCCAGTGGCTCAAGCAGGAGGGCGACACCGTCGAGGCCGACGAGCCGCTCCTTGAGGTCTCGACCGACAAGGTCGACACCGAGATCCCCTCCCCCGTCTCCGGCGTGCTGACCAAGATCCTGGTCGGCGAGGACGAGACCGTCGAGGTGGGCGCCCAGATCGCGATCATCGGCACCGCCGGGCAGGCGCCCGCGGCGCAGCCCGCACCCGCCGCTCCCGCACCGGAGGCGGAGCCGGAGCCCGCGCCGCAGCCCGCCGCCGAGGAGGCCCCGGCCCCCGCCGCGCAGCCCGCACCGGAGCCGGAGCCCGCCGCCGCGCCGCGCCCCCGGCGCACCCGCGAGGAGGAGACCCCGACCGTGGACCTGGGGACGCTGAGCGGCACCGGGCAGGTCTCGGGGACCGACGCGACCAGCGAGGGGTACGTCACCCCGCTGGTGCGCAAGCTCGCCGCCCAGGAGGGTGTGGACCTGTCCCAGGTCAGGGGCACCGGTGTGGGCGGCCGTATCCGCAAGCAGGACGTCCTGGAGGCCGCGCGCCGCAAGCGTGAGCTGCAGCGCGCCGCCGCGGCCCGGCCCGCGCCCGCCGCTGCCGCGCCGCGGTCCGCCGCCGACTCCGCCCTGCGGGGCCGCACCGAGACGATGTCCCGGCTGCGGCAGACCATCGCCGAGCAGATGGTCGAGTCGCTGCGCACCTCCGCGCAGCTCACCCAGGTGGTGGAGGTCGACGTCACCGCGGTCGCCCGGCTGCGGGAGCAGGCCGGCGAGCGGTTCGCCGCCGCGGAGGGGGTGGAGCTCGGCTTCTTCCCGTTCTTCGCGCTGGCCACGGTGGAGGCGTTGCAGGCGCACCCGAAGCTCAACGCGGTGGTCGAGGGCACCGAGGTCACCTACCACAGCACCGAGAACCTCGCGGTGGCGGTCGACACCGAGCAGGGCGTGCTGGCCCCGGTGGTCAAGGGCGCCGGGGACCTCGGCCTGGGGGGCCTGGCCCGCAGGATCGCCGACCTGAGCGAACGCGCGCACACCGCCCGCCTGGCCCCGGACGAGTTGAGCGGCGGCACCTTCACCCTGGTGGACAGCGGGGCCTACGGCGCGCTGCTGGAGACCCCGATCATCAACCAGCCGCAGGTGGCGGTCCTGAGCACCGGCACCGTGGTCAAGCGCCCGGTGGTGGTGGAGGACCCGCAGCTGGGCGAGGTCATCACGGTCCGCTCGATGGTGTACCTGTCGCTGAGCTACGACCACCGGCTGATCGACGGCGCCGACGCCGCGCGCTTCCTCGCCGACGTCAAGCAGCGTCTGGAGGAGGGCGTCTTCGAGGCCGACCTGGGGCTGGACTAG
- the lpdA gene encoding dihydrolipoyl dehydrogenase: protein MSESGGTFDLVILGAGSGGYAAAIRASELGMRVALIEKDKLGGTCLHYGCIPTKALLHAGEVADTVRASEKFGVQSSFGAIDMAGVHKYKDKVVSGLHRGLTGLIKSHGITVVEGEGKLTGVDEVTVNGAVYKGANIVLATGSQARSLPGLDLDGERIITSYEALRLDRVPKSAIILGGGVIGVEFASVWRSFGAEVTIVEALPHLVPAEEESSSKLLERAFRKRGIKFELGSPFESVKTTETGVSMTLANGKTVEGELLLVAVGRSPVSQGLGFEEAGIRLERGFVQVDENLHTGVGNIYAVGDLIPTLQLAHVGFAEGIFVAEHIAGLNPVNIDYDGVPRVTYSDPEVASVGITSKTAAERGIETTEFVYNLAGNGKSQILQTQGAVKVIAAKDGPVLGVHMVGSRVGELVTEGQLIYNWEALPSEVAQLIHAHPTQSEALGEAHLALAGKPLHVHD from the coding sequence GTGAGTGAGAGCGGCGGCACATTCGACCTCGTCATCCTGGGCGCCGGTAGCGGTGGCTACGCGGCCGCCATCCGCGCCTCCGAACTCGGCATGCGTGTCGCCCTGATCGAGAAAGACAAGCTCGGCGGCACCTGCCTGCACTACGGCTGCATCCCGACCAAGGCCCTGCTGCACGCCGGCGAGGTCGCCGACACCGTCCGCGCGAGCGAGAAGTTCGGTGTCCAGTCCTCGTTCGGCGCCATCGACATGGCCGGTGTGCACAAGTACAAGGACAAGGTCGTCAGCGGCCTGCACCGCGGCCTGACCGGCCTGATCAAGTCCCACGGCATCACCGTCGTGGAGGGCGAGGGCAAGCTGACCGGCGTCGACGAGGTCACCGTCAACGGCGCGGTCTACAAGGGCGCCAACATCGTGCTGGCCACCGGCTCCCAGGCACGCTCCCTGCCCGGTCTGGACCTGGACGGCGAGCGGATCATCACCAGCTACGAGGCCCTCCGGCTGGACCGCGTCCCCAAGTCCGCGATCATCCTGGGCGGCGGCGTCATCGGCGTGGAGTTCGCCAGCGTGTGGCGTTCCTTCGGCGCCGAGGTGACCATCGTCGAGGCCCTGCCGCACCTGGTCCCCGCGGAGGAGGAGTCCAGCTCCAAGCTGCTGGAGCGGGCCTTCCGCAAGCGCGGCATCAAGTTCGAGCTGGGCAGCCCGTTCGAGAGCGTCAAGACCACCGAGACCGGGGTCAGCATGACGCTGGCCAACGGCAAGACCGTCGAGGGCGAGCTGCTGCTGGTGGCCGTGGGCCGCAGCCCGGTCTCGCAGGGGCTGGGCTTCGAGGAGGCCGGCATCCGGCTGGAGCGCGGCTTCGTCCAGGTCGACGAGAACCTGCACACCGGCGTGGGCAACATCTACGCGGTGGGCGACCTCATCCCCACCCTGCAGCTGGCGCACGTCGGCTTCGCCGAGGGCATCTTCGTGGCCGAGCACATCGCCGGGCTGAACCCGGTGAACATCGACTACGACGGCGTCCCCCGGGTCACCTACTCCGATCCGGAGGTGGCGTCCGTGGGCATCACCTCCAAGACCGCGGCCGAGCGCGGGATCGAGACCACCGAGTTCGTCTACAACCTGGCGGGCAACGGCAAGAGCCAGATCCTGCAGACGCAGGGCGCGGTCAAGGTCATCGCGGCCAAGGACGGCCCGGTCCTGGGCGTGCACATGGTGGGCAGCCGGGTCGGCGAACTGGTCACCGAGGGCCAGCTGATCTACAACTGGGAGGCGCTGCCCTCCGAGGTGGCGCAGCTCATCCACGCGCACCCGACGCAGTCGGAGGCGCTGGGCGAGGCGCACCTGGCGCTGGCGGGCAAGCCGCTGCACGTCCACGACTGA
- a CDS encoding leucyl aminopeptidase — translation MSTSLEVKSESPRSLDADAVVVGYHSGADGPVPASGAHDVDSAFSGGLGAALTLLGATTAVEEVRTVPALGAVAAPVVVAVGLGPAPAEGESVSADTVARAAGAALRSLRGKSRVVLALPAETGELAAAAALGALLGGYSFDRYRTDSEQAPLEALTVVSGAADAAEAVRRAEVLAASVGLARDLVNTAPADLCPADLAGIAEQVGRDSGLDVTVLDEKALVEGGYGGIVGVGQGSANPPRLVRLSYSHPEAAKTLALVGKGITFDSGGLSLKPAASMDWMKSDMGGAAAVLAAMRAIAELRPAVNVVGYLAIAENMPSGTAQRPSDVLTVYGGKTVEVLNTDAEGRLVMADALVRAHEDDPDLIVDVATLTGAQLVALGTRVFAVMANDDAVREQVVAAAADAGEAAWPMPLPEELRKGLDSSVADIANVAGERWGGMLSAGVFLKEFIADGVKWAHLDIAGPAFNQGQPHGYTPKGGTGAATRTLVRLAESLAERAE, via the coding sequence GTGAGCACGTCGCTGGAAGTCAAATCCGAGTCCCCACGTTCGCTCGACGCTGACGCGGTCGTCGTCGGCTACCACTCCGGGGCCGACGGCCCCGTGCCCGCGTCGGGCGCTCACGACGTCGACTCCGCCTTCTCCGGCGGGCTCGGCGCGGCCCTGACGCTGCTGGGCGCCACCACAGCGGTGGAGGAGGTGCGCACCGTCCCGGCCCTGGGGGCCGTCGCGGCTCCGGTGGTGGTCGCGGTCGGCCTCGGTCCGGCCCCCGCCGAGGGGGAGTCGGTCTCCGCCGACACCGTGGCGCGCGCCGCGGGAGCCGCGCTGCGCTCGCTGCGCGGCAAGTCCCGGGTCGTCCTCGCGCTGCCGGCCGAGACCGGCGAGCTGGCCGCCGCCGCGGCGCTGGGCGCGCTGCTGGGCGGCTACTCCTTCGACCGCTACCGCACCGACTCCGAGCAGGCCCCTCTTGAGGCCCTGACCGTGGTCAGCGGGGCCGCCGACGCGGCCGAGGCGGTGCGGCGCGCCGAGGTGCTGGCCGCCTCGGTCGGCCTCGCCCGCGACCTGGTCAACACCGCGCCCGCCGACCTGTGCCCCGCGGACCTCGCGGGAATCGCCGAGCAGGTCGGCCGGGACAGCGGCCTGGACGTGACGGTCCTCGACGAGAAAGCGCTGGTCGAGGGCGGTTACGGCGGGATCGTCGGGGTCGGTCAGGGGTCGGCCAACCCGCCGCGTCTGGTCCGCCTGTCCTACAGCCACCCGGAGGCGGCCAAGACGCTCGCGCTCGTCGGCAAGGGCATCACCTTCGACTCCGGCGGCCTGTCGCTCAAGCCCGCCGCGTCGATGGACTGGATGAAGTCCGACATGGGAGGCGCTGCGGCGGTGCTGGCCGCGATGCGCGCCATCGCCGAGCTCCGTCCCGCGGTGAACGTCGTCGGCTACCTCGCGATCGCCGAGAACATGCCCAGCGGCACCGCGCAGCGCCCCTCCGACGTGCTGACCGTCTACGGCGGCAAGACCGTGGAGGTGCTCAACACCGACGCGGAGGGCCGCCTGGTGATGGCCGACGCGCTGGTGCGCGCGCACGAGGACGATCCCGACCTGATCGTGGACGTGGCCACGCTGACCGGTGCGCAACTGGTCGCGCTGGGCACCCGGGTCTTCGCGGTGATGGCCAACGACGACGCGGTGCGCGAGCAGGTGGTGGCCGCGGCCGCGGACGCCGGCGAGGCGGCCTGGCCCATGCCGCTGCCCGAGGAGCTGCGCAAGGGCCTGGACTCCTCGGTCGCCGACATCGCCAACGTCGCGGGGGAGCGCTGGGGCGGCATGCTCAGCGCCGGAGTCTTCCTCAAGGAGTTCATCGCGGACGGAGTCAAGTGGGCGCACCTGGACATCGCCGGACCGGCGTTCAACCAGGGGCAGCCCCACGGTTACACCCCCAAGGGGGGCACGGGCGCGGCGACGCGCACCCTCGTTCGCCTCGCCGAGTCCCTCGCCGAAAGAGCCGAATAA
- a CDS encoding adenosylcobinamide-GDP ribazoletransferase, with protein MVRDCAAGLRMAVGTLTAIPVRVTRVDRTVAAWAMAAAPLVGVLLTALAGAVLAGALLLGLSPLLAAVLAVGALALLTRGLHLDGLADVADGLGSGAAADRALEIMRRSDIGPFGVVTLVLVVLVQVASLAALAAEGAAAALWGLGAALLSGRLAITWACTPLVGAARPEGLGAFVARSVPLPAAAAVTCAVLLAGAAGDGTWPVAVGAGLAAAGGLLLRLRRRLGGVTGDVLGALAETAAAAALVAAAAL; from the coding sequence GTGGTGCGCGACTGCGCCGCCGGGCTGCGGATGGCGGTGGGCACGCTGACGGCGATCCCCGTGCGGGTGACGCGGGTGGACCGCACCGTGGCCGCCTGGGCGATGGCCGCGGCCCCGCTGGTGGGCGTGCTGCTGACCGCCCTGGCCGGGGCCGTGCTGGCGGGCGCGCTGCTGCTCGGCCTGTCCCCGCTGCTGGCCGCGGTGCTGGCGGTGGGGGCGCTGGCCCTGCTGACCCGGGGCCTGCACCTGGACGGTCTGGCCGACGTCGCCGACGGGTTGGGCAGCGGCGCCGCGGCCGACCGGGCGCTGGAGATCATGCGGCGTTCCGACATCGGCCCGTTCGGGGTGGTCACCCTGGTCCTCGTGGTGCTGGTGCAGGTGGCGTCCCTGGCGGCGCTGGCCGCGGAGGGGGCGGCGGCGGCCCTGTGGGGTCTGGGCGCGGCCCTGCTGTCGGGGCGGCTGGCCATCACCTGGGCGTGCACGCCCCTGGTGGGTGCGGCGCGGCCGGAGGGCCTGGGCGCGTTCGTGGCCCGGAGTGTGCCCCTTCCGGCCGCGGCGGCGGTCACCTGCGCCGTGCTGCTGGCCGGGGCGGCGGGGGACGGGACGTGGCCGGTCGCGGTGGGGGCGGGCCTGGCGGCGGCGGGCGGGCTGCTGCTGCGGCTGCGCCGCCGGCTGGGCGGGGTGACCGGCGACGTGCTGGGCGCGCTCGCCGAGACCGCGGCGGCCGCCGCCCTGGTGGCCGCCGCGGCCCTGTAA
- a CDS encoding bifunctional adenosylcobinamide kinase/adenosylcobinamide-phosphate guanylyltransferase codes for MTVDDLLSLSSPDAPVPNLVPDGYSVAQTPYGLRVDGADGGRLLYARPDAPAEPPEGVDPGDPRPPHRADLVLVDVVESPETIGALRRAGVVGLTTAVVAVGGDHRVHSPAEFARRARLWGALAPSDGQELRCPPSAWPPSRPHGPYRVLVTGGARSGKSAEAERRLLGEPEVLYLATGPAPDPEEDRSWARRVAEHRARRPSWWRTVETPDAASVLAEADGAVLFDCVGTWLARAMEDCGMWAEQAPADAEERLAARVDALVAAWRASGAYVVAVTNEVGSGVVPPTASGGLFRDWLGRLNQLLAAESEEVVLATAGRVVPLP; via the coding sequence GTGACCGTCGACGACCTCCTGAGCCTGTCCTCCCCCGACGCGCCCGTTCCGAACCTGGTTCCCGACGGCTACTCGGTGGCGCAGACGCCGTACGGTCTGCGGGTCGACGGCGCGGACGGCGGCCGCCTGCTGTACGCGCGTCCCGACGCGCCCGCCGAGCCTCCCGAGGGCGTCGACCCCGGCGACCCCCGCCCGCCGCACCGGGCCGACCTGGTGCTGGTGGACGTGGTGGAGTCGCCCGAGACGATCGGCGCGCTGCGGCGGGCGGGGGTCGTCGGGCTCACCACCGCCGTGGTGGCGGTGGGCGGCGACCACCGGGTGCACTCCCCCGCGGAGTTCGCCCGCCGGGCGCGGCTGTGGGGGGCGCTGGCCCCCTCCGACGGCCAGGAGTTGCGCTGCCCGCCCTCGGCCTGGCCGCCGTCCCGGCCGCACGGGCCCTACCGGGTGCTGGTCACCGGGGGCGCCCGGTCGGGCAAGTCGGCGGAGGCCGAGCGGCGGCTGCTGGGCGAGCCCGAGGTGCTCTACCTGGCCACCGGCCCCGCCCCCGACCCGGAGGAGGACCGGTCGTGGGCGCGGCGGGTGGCCGAGCACCGGGCGCGACGCCCGTCGTGGTGGCGCACGGTGGAGACGCCGGACGCCGCGTCGGTGCTGGCGGAGGCGGACGGCGCGGTGCTGTTCGACTGTGTGGGCACGTGGCTGGCCCGGGCCATGGAGGACTGCGGGATGTGGGCGGAGCAGGCACCCGCCGACGCCGAGGAGCGGCTGGCCGCACGGGTGGACGCGCTGGTGGCGGCGTGGCGTGCCAGCGGGGCCTACGTGGTGGCGGTGACCAACGAGGTGGGCTCGGGGGTGGTGCCGCCGACCGCGAGCGGCGGCCTGTTCCGGGACTGGCTGGGACGCCTCAACCAGCTGCTCGCCGCCGAGTCCGAGGAGGTCGTGCTGGCCACGGCCGGACGGGTCGTCCCGCTGCCGTGA